The Electrophorus electricus isolate fEleEle1 chromosome 4, fEleEle1.pri, whole genome shotgun sequence region TGATGTTTGGCTGTATAATTTAATTGCATGGTATTAGAGCGGAATAGTGCAATGTTATGATACTTGCAAATTATGAGTTTACAAAGATAAACTCATTTTCTTCTATGCTAAAATTCTTTTAGAATTTATATTTCACACACCTATCATTTACAGTGTTGCttaacacatttctttcttaatGTATCACATTTGTTCTTTAGCCCCATGTTACTCCTACAGCACGCAAACTCATTGAGGTAGATGCATAGCTGAAACTGGTAGAGAATTTCAAAGCCTTTTGCAACTCTCAAAGGCTGTTTCCATTTTCATAGGCCAAAGCAAAATTACTCATAATATTCTGGCAACACATTACTGCGGTTTTAAAATCTACTCCATTCATAGGCTTGACTGACTTTTACTATTGAAGAAAATTAATGGTGCTTTATTGTAACTGACATGTTAGTACTCTTGGGTTTATGATGATTTGCAGTACAGGACATTTTAAAGTTTCCTAGTAAAGCCACTCTTGAGAAGTGGAAGACTACTGaaattttatagttttataaaCAATTTGAATATTCCTTGAAAATAGTATACTTCATTTCTGGAATGGATTATGAGCATTTTGCTATTTTCCTGGCAGAAAACACTTTGACAGTACTGCAAAAGTAAGTTAATGGGAAAAAATGCATATTGAATTTATGCTAGTATGCTTGTCATTTATGCTGATAGCCAGAAGACAATCTACCTACATACTGAAAAGTAGGTTTTGCAATAAATCCTTTAATCATTTTACAGTCAGCAATTAAGCAGCACTTTGGTGTGAAGTGATATTGCAGAGCTTTAGAATTGAATGCAACAAAAGCCTCTGTGGCAGCAGTAAGCATGTCAAAAACTAGGGCTCCAATGTATAGTTTGTTAATCATTATCTCAGTATTGGCCTTTGCAATACTGATTTTGCAGAAGGCTGCAATATACAATGAGCccttttttattgtgtgttatGAGCATCTTCACCAATTTCAGACCATTCCACAGTGTTTAGTAAGTGTTTCAACATTTACACGATTAAACAGATAGTGGTCAAAGTAATGCAGGTTTCAGTggtgtttttaaatacattgcaaaGCATATTTCAATATGTAGTAACTACTTGCAGCATTATTAGAAATATTGTTTCCAAAATGCTATGTTATTTAAAGTGgacaataaatcaaatataagTATATAACAATTTCCTGCTCCTGTAGAGGGATATGGATCTATGAGCATACCGCTCATTGATATCTATATGGCAATTAGTAATCAAAGATACAAGTCCCTTTCCCAGCCTTGGGTTATTTTCTTGTGGttcaattgttttttttctccatctgtattgttattgtaaagcgaccttgaggTTGAGAAAGGCACAATATAAATTAaagttattataataataatgattattattattcataattagcaataataatattaataataattgtaataatgaTCAGATTCAtaattgtgtatttttgtctaCACACAAGTGTAGAGGGGATTCAGGGACACCGGAGAATCATCCGAAAAATAATTCACACATCTGTCTTATTAGAGAAACCTCTCATTTCTGCAAAGGCTACTAGCCATAGCTAGTATAGACTTGTAATAAGTTCTGTTTGAAATAAACTTCATTTCAAATTACACATCTAATAATATTTGGCCATTGAATAGGTTATAataagcttcttttttttttaacattgtgttAATGACtttgatttgacattttttcCGCAGTAAATTGTTGTAACAGACCCTCAGGATCGAgttctttttagttttttaaggTAGCTAGCATTGGCTAGCTCCTAGTGTTAACTTCCTTAACATAGCAAACAAACTAGATAGCACAGTTAGTTTGTCAAAATGCTGCTGATGCATTTAACATCAGACGGgttgaatattaaatattgttcattgtgtcacattaaattaaataatgtgaatatttattcattcatttagctagctagctaatgttaaatGTCAGATATTTTGCCATATTTTTGTGATGAAGAAATGTAGAGTTTGTTCTAGAATGTGGTCTCTTCATACCATTTTCATTCCAAAACTGGAAATGAAGGCACATATTTACTGATGATTATGGACTACTAGCTAATGTATAAGACCATGTTCTGTTGTGGTGTTGTTTGCTCCTGACATTAAGAGAGGGGGCATACATTAACAATTGGCCAGAGTTTGGACAGAGATACTGTCCTGCCCAAAATCTCTACTGTGCATACTGTAGCTCCAATTTTTATCTATTGCACAAGTGCACACAAGATGGCAGCTCCCATTTGTAGGCCATCTTGGTGGTTTCAGAAATTCACAATGGGAGTCAATGGAGACATACCATCCATTCAAGGTGACGAAGGTGATGGAGGAAAAATATGTATCtattttgcagaaaaaaagtgcCTAAATAATTTGTAACTCATGCCAGTAAATCTATGTTGGTTAACGCAGCAGGAAAAGATATGCACCAATCCGTGAGAATGACTAACTTGATAATAGTACttgaaaaatattgaaaaataatTTGAGTTCAGGTATTCAAGTTTTTGCATTAGCATGTATATAGGaatcaaaatgtaatgttatatGGAGTTTTCTCTGTTTGGTTCTCTAATATACAATGCATGTGCTTATTGTAATATACAGTTATACCCTCAGCTAGAGCATATacataataagaataaaaatatcacagtaaatgtgaaatgtacatGTGCCACCAGAAACTGGTTCTCTCTCATGCAGTGATGAATGTACAAAGATGACTTTGCACCTGCCAGCCcttagtgtaataaacaatgGTGGAAGAATCCAGATGGAAGAACGGAAACTAATTTGCCTTTCACTGAAGATTTCATTTCCTTTCCTATAACCAAAGTCCAAAATGAAGAATATCTGTTCTAGAATGCAGATGTAGTCCATCAGAAAATCAATTTAATATTCTCAGTTAGATGTCTAAAAGACCTACTGATTCTATGGTAGATAGTTTCCTATATCTCATAAAATTAGTGTTCATTAGATTAATCAGATTAATGgcatcatattaaaaaaaaggatatgGTTCAAGCAGTCTACTtagaaaaatgtatcaaatatGCTGAATCCAACATTATCCCCTAtgcaattaatttaaaattgcTGTAATTTCAGGTCAGCACATATTCTTAATATgaataaagatgaaaaaaatgtgtcaaaatTTCTTTTCTGATCGCCACTCCCTCAGCTCCCTCGTGTGTGGATCAAGAGTTTAGAAAGTTTTCTGGAATAAGAAAACgaaataaaaatgtgtgggATAGAGGACAGCTGGTTTTCAGTGCAGCATCTTCAGCCCGGGGCTCTGCTGTCCCTGTAAATCTTTCATCAGTGCAGAGGCAGTGAGGCAAAGACAAGACCCTCACTATCAATCAGTACTGCCGTGCTCCACAAATGACTTACTTACCTTTTCCTGAGAATAAAAAAGATGTTCCCTTGTAAATCAGAGCTGCAACGGCCTTCAGCATGATTACGATATCAAACAGTACTGAACTGGACAGACTGCTGGCCTGATatagagtaaataaataaatgtaaatgtgcatcTAGCTGAGTGAGTACTGGAATTACATAGCATACCATGTCTGCACCtgacaaatatgttttaattcTTAGGCTGTCTGTGAAGTAAAAGGTGTTGTGATTTAATGTATTATAGTATCTATTTAGAAAATAAGAATATAGTATTGTTCTTTAAGAAAGGGTATGATCCTCAAACAAAGGTAGTAACAGACTGCGGAATTTTTCTGTTGCCAGATTTGATTCTactgccttttttaaaaaaaaaaaaaacctggaccAGTATTCTTGCCTGCACCGACCTCCACCCTATACGGACAGTgactttaaatgttatttttaccTTTTCATTAGTAATGTCACACAGTTCATGGTTTGTATACAGATATAAAAGTGATAAGGTACCACAAACGCTTAGCCTCCCTCCCCTGcaccctcctcctctacagcggCCTCCTTgcgaaaggaaaggaaagaaatagaGAACTGAAAAGCAAACTGGATAAGACAGGACAAACATTCAGAAGCACTTGATAAGTAATAATATTCCCACACTACCAACCCTCATTTTTGCACACTAAGATACACTTAcattagctgacacttttatccaaagtgacttacagttatgactgagtacaacttgagggtcttgctcaggggcccaccagcttgaacaagcaaccttccacttacaagtcaagtaccttattCACTGTGCTATCACTGCCCATTGTGATAAGATAGTGAGTGTTTGTTAAATGCTGTGTatatttttcatctttctttaaaaagtgtGGAAAGAGGAGTCAGCTCTCAATATATCATAAAAATTGAGATCAGGTTTACTCAAATGCTTTCGTACTCTTTGAAGTTTGTTCTGAGTCTAAGTAGGAATGATCTGTAAGGAGGTTAAGACAATGATTTATTGAAATATCTGTTCTGTCCTTCCAATTCAAcagtgtaacttttttttagCCATTGTAAGTGATATTAATATAAAAGATTTGTGGTGATTGGGTGCTGAGAATAAAGAGATCATTAAGTAGAGCTATAATGGGACAGAAAAGGATAAGTCCCCAAATCTCAGCCTGTGCATGACCTCCGACCAAAACTGCTGGACAAGGGGACATGTCAAAAAAGCATGATAATAATTGTCTGTTAAAGTGGGGCAATATGGGCATTCATCACTGTGGCTAAATGCCATACAGTGTAATTTCAAGGATGTGATTCTATGCAGTGTTTAGTATTATATTAGCTGGAGTTTTTAATTGCTGGTCATATGCTGGATTCCATTGTCTTAATATTGCTCATCGCTACTCCAGTGCAAAGATTATataatctttgtgtgtgtgtgtgtgtgtgtgtgtgtgtgtgtgtgtgtttgtgtgtgtgtgtgtgtgtgtgtgtgtgtgtgtgtgtgtgtgtggccagttTGTCTATtgtgaaaatgttgaaaataaagCTTCCAAAAAGCTTCCAAAATTATTCATGTCTGGTTTTCACTGAGTTAATGGGTTGGCAAGTTCCTCTATTGAATTATAATGTGTTCGGAGAATATACTGCACCTGTAAGCCTAACAGTGTATTTACccatctttatttatttagtgctttAGGATCTCATCCACCCTGTGGTCTCCTCTGAGCAGCCGGGGCCACATTTTGAGTGAAGCCTCCAGCTGAAAGCTCTCTCCCTAGTTTGCCCCATGTGACTTATGTCTGTTTTTGCCTATTTGATTTTTAAGTTTGTGTTCCAAAAGGTTCAGAGTGAATCATGTTCCGGGACCCTTCCCTCTGGTTTCCTTTAAACAAGGTATATGGAGACCTGCTATGCCAAAGGAAAGATTATAAATATGTGCATGATGACTGGGAGTCATGAAAATACatatagtattaaaataatgtaaataaaatagtataagaacattaataaatataatgtatgtacaatattaAAGACACAGAAATTGCTAGTAAAGTGCTAGTGAAAAGCAGTGCTAGTAAATAATGCAAATGCTAATAAATAGCTAAGATAAGTAAATGCATTTTTCACTGCAGTTGTGGGTGCCTAATGAATTTTGAAGGTAAGGAGTTTGTGCATAGTAGCAAAAGGCAGCTTCACTGATTTTTTGTACTTCATTCTAGGTAAGTTTAACCATCCAGCATGATATAAAACCTTTTTGAACATAATCTGTCAGGCACTCTGAAGTGTATAATGTTGCTAGACCATTAAGAGCTCAAAAAGCTAGTGAAGGAATCCTAAATCATTtctaaaagaaacagacagccAGGCTTTGTGATTGCTGGCAATTCAGTAAACAATATATTACAGTAGTCTAGCTATGAAATAATTAAAGCAGGGTCAGTTTCCTACCATATAGTATTATTAGCAAGGTTCTAACTCTTAGtatagtttttaaatgaaataaaattcttgtttgtttgtgtgtgtgtgtgtgtgtgtgtgtgtgtgtgtgtgtgtgtgtgtgtgtgtgtgtgtacctgcctcCTTCCAGTGAGTGTTCATATGTTTTTTTCACACACTCCAGCCTTCAGACCTGGGAGTTTGTAGGTGCGGCATAGTACTTTTGCTGTTCTTCAGTTTGCACTCCTCTGGACTGAGATTATTGATGTCATGAGCTGAACGTACTTGTATGTTGCTAttatctgttggagccactcctttAGGGCTCACAGCCtctatcaccactgggacaacgtTGGTGTTAATATTCCACATTCTCActatttcctctttcagtctctGGTATTGCTCCAAGTCTTCATATTCATTagtttggatgtttccatcacttgagactgccacatctattaccactgctgttttctgaatCTTATCTACTATCAAAATTTCTGGTTTGTTCTCCATTACTTGCTTACAAGAGCTTAGCTTTGTTGTTCTCCACCATTTTTCTGGCTCCCCTCCTTTGGGGGGTCCAGCTCCTAtgccttgcatatgtttctGCATGTCTTCTTGTTTTGTATTCTGCTGTGTATCATCATTTGCACAGATATTAAAACTGAAAACTTTGCAGTTATGTATGAAGTATACAAGGGCAAAGGAAAATTAAACAGACCTCCAAAAGCTCTTTTCTGAGTATACTTTCTAATCACATTGCAATGGACAGTTGTGCTCATTACTGTATATAGCTTCACTTCCCTGTTAAACCAACTTTGCCTTCGTTTGCTTGGCTATTCCTTTAGCAATTAACGCCACTAGAATCTGCAATCAATACATTACGTTCGGAATTTACTTTTGCTGATGCCTGCAGGTAAGTTAGTTTTGTGGACAGTGACAGGTGCATCAATAATGACCTATTGTGACTCCTCTAGTCATTATCAAGGCATGTTCAAAGCTGCAGCTAGTGCTTAGGAAAGGAGTGAATGAATAATCAGACAAGCCAGACAGCTCTATATTAAGCTCCCCTTTGTTCTGTGCCTAAACACCAGCAAATGCATTCCAATTAGCATGTTCTAAGGACACACTGTAGATGAGACATTGATATTTGAGAGGAGTCACCAAGCTTATCTTCTCCATGAGATGCAGAATCTTGTCTCCATGTTATGCCCAAGCATACACAGCAAAATCATCACTGATAAATTAGTCGTTGTGATTCTGTCCGCGTTAAACTGTCCTCTTCGTAGACCAGTAATGTATGCGTATGAAGTGTGATGCACATCTTGTACACAAGCTTCTGCCGCAGTGTCATACCAGAACTGTTATGGTGATTTCTCCTGGTGTTGACCTGAACACAGGACTTTTGAAAGTATTATGGCACTCAGCGTGCTGTCTGTGTTCAGTTCATGGCTGGTTAGGTGTGGTTGATTTACAGTGAGGCTGCCCTCTAAGACATCAGCTGATGCTGCCTGAGTTGTTTAGCATTCTCGGTGAAGCAGTGTTTTTAAGCCGGTTAGTTGTCCTTTCAGTTGAATGATGTGGCCATTTGCAGACTCAGAGCAGGATTTTCTGATGACCTTTTTTTAGTAGGCCTGCAAGCAAGAAGAAGAATTTACTATTTTGTACATGTAGTGTAATTTTTACCACAGGCATGCTTTAGTGCTGGCAAACAatacccccccaaaaaacaaaaaaacccaggcCTGCTGCTCAGTTTCCACGGTTTCTATTGTGGTGCTTTAGTGCTTCCTGATTGGGGTTCTAGTGGCCAGAGTGCCCAAAACTAAGCTAATTAATAAGGATTTCGTTTactcgtttgtttgtttgtttttagtaatacattattaatttttaacaaTACGCCAAACTTGATATGGTAGCTTTTCTGGTCACCCCAAGTGTACTATGTTATATTCTGAGTCAGTGTATAGCTCTGTCTTACCTTAGTGTTAGCCAGAGGCACCTGTTGTTCTCtatgtttaaaaacatcaaaaatattctttccattttgtttcatCTCTCATCCTCCACAGAACAACTAAAAATGCACTGTGTCATCTGCAGTCAATCAGCATTTGCACTGTAGTCTGCCCACACAAcatgcaaacagacagacacacacagccttgcTTCAAGGCAATGCATCAACTCTGTCTTTCATATGTGTGTCTGGATATGTCTCAGGGTTAATTGTTTTGTAACAGGGAGGCTCAGCACAATGGACTGTGCTCAGAACTATGTGATTTTATCACTATTATCATTTATGTTACTCAAAGCTTTTGTGGCAGcaacacaattttattttatttaatataataaatattcgTGACAGAGCTGAGAGTttcacttcttttctttttttttggatgtgttTGGAAATGTAATGTACATAGCTTACCTCATAGTGTACATGTTAACTTGACAATACAGAAGTGGTATAATTGTATTGTGTGCATTGTAGGTTTTGTGGTCTACTGTATGTGATGACGTGGGCAATGATGGCTCAGTGTCTGGTCCCTAGAAAGCGGCTTCTGCAGCTGCGTCTCAAACACATGCCTGTCCAGCACGCATAACCACAGGTAAGAAGACTGTAGagaaacacgcatgcacacacacacacacacacatacacacaggcacgcacgcacacacacacacacacacacacaatttagcTGTACATTGCAAATAAGGTGGGAAGAGATTTTGTGAGTTTTGTGAGTGCACTGTGGTGTTAATATATTCCATTAACACTGAGTCTTATAGAGCACACTTAGTGCCTTTGACCTACACTAACCTAGATGCACAAGTGTAAAAGTCTCACTTCTCAATCCTCAgatatattacattttcagttcaCATCTTACCAGAGGAAGGCTTAGTGATAGTTAAATTAACACTCTAGAGCCCTCCACTTGACTGATAGCAGAATGTAGTGCTTATGGTCAAGGACAATAAACAGAATCAGCATGCCCAGTTCTGTTTAGCACCAAGCCCAAGTTTCTTCTTAGCAGGACTGtattctctccctttcctctctttctccttctgtgtctctttcattcacttctgttctttctctgaTGTAATTTAATATCCATTTCTAGGTAATGACCAGGCATAGAGCCAGCCCTGGAGATGCCGAAGAGAAGAGACATTCTTGCCATCGTGTTGATCGTGTTACCCTGGACCCTGCTCATTACTGTGTGGCACCAGAGCGCCATTGCCCCTCTGCTTGCCATCCGAAAGGGTaacctctgcctttctctgctttttctcttttaaagcCTGCACATACTAGTACATGCTTAAGAGTacataaataagcaaaaatgcACTATAAGTGCATTTTTTTAGATCTTTGGAGGAATTTGCTTACTTCTTTTAGAAGCTTTTGAAATAAACCTTTTAATTCAATATTCTAGTGCCTTATGAGGGATCAATAACTGAGGCATTCATATTATACAGGAAAATAAAGTATGTGGGCAACTGCAATTGTTTTATTCCTGAGAACTTCTGTGAGTCATACGTCTCTAAATACTTGCTCTAATAAAGTTTCCTGATCATTTATTCAGTTCTATTTTGTGAGTTATGGGGAGTATTGTGAAAAACAGTGAAATCTTGGTGATAAGGTCAGGTTTGGTTTGCACACACCTGACTGTCCTttatatcacatatatatatatatatatatatatatatatatatatatatatatatatatatatatatatataatcaaggTATCAGGGCCTCTTAAAGAAGTTCAAAGTGCAATGCTGATCCGAGGTCAGCTCTCTTACTCTGTCCATGATCTTCTAATATTGAACTCCTGAGCCCCcaattaattttcatatttgctATCACTTTGGAAACATGTAACTTTGGAGTTACATGTCTAGGAcagttttgaaatattaaaatgttctttttgtgaTAGTGGGATCTTTCTCTCTTTGGGGTATTGCGTTTACAACATGACACAAACTCTTAACATCCATAAATGCATCTGTAGGGaggtaaaaataataataatgacatgtCTGTTAACAGTGTCATCACACTGGCCTTTGTAGTGTCTTATAAGCAGCAAACAGCTGTTATGTTAGTGGTGTATGCTAATGTAGGAGGAGGGAAAGTTTTCACTCTAACATCTGAAGTGAGAAGAGGGCGTTAAGAGAGCGATATTAAGTGATATCGAGTGTCTCCATTAGGAAAATGTTTCGTGTCCTTAATGACACGTACTTTGCTGAAATAGTTCATAAGCAGTATACCATATAATATTTCACTTGAGTTTTAtcaaatttttaaacattttttattgatcagAGTAACGCATTACTGTTTTGAATGCCTATTTGTTGAGTTGTGCTTTCCGGAAAAGATGAGTGAAGATTATGGGTGGGGGCTGGTTGGAGTTTGAAACCAAGGTATAGAGCTTGGTTTGAAACTCATGGTACAGCAGCTGTGTTGCCCTCTCATGGCACCTGCTCTCCCTCTTTCCAGCTTGTCACCATCTAGTAAAAGAGATCTTTATCATACCAGAGCGGCTAATGATCCAGCGGCACCGCCTGGCAGGTACTCCTCTCGGCCTCTTGGCATGTGTCAGACATAGCGAGAGCAGCCCCGGGATGTGCTAATGCCTCAATTCTCCTTCTCTGCACTGTAGATGACGGACCTGAGGGCCGGCATGAGGCAGGCCCGGCCACTGACTCAAAGGAGTACTGCTCACCCGACAAGGACATAGTGGAGGTGGTGCGCACCGAGTATGTGTACACAAGGCCGCCGCCCTGGTCTGACGTGCTGCCCACTATCCACGTAATCACACCCACGTATAGCCGGCCCGTGCAGAAGGCGGAGCTGACACGCCTGGCCAATACTTTCTTGCACGTACCCAACCTGCACTGGATCCTGGTGGAGGATTCGCAGCGGAGGACGCCGCTAGTGACGCGGCTGCTGAGGGAGACAGGTCTCAACTACACACACCTCAACGTGGAGACGCCACGCAACTACAAACTGCGAGGGGATGTGCGAGACCCCAGGATACCGCGTGGAACCATGCAAAGGAACCTGGCCCTGCGCTGGCTCCGAGAGACCTTCAGTCCCAATAACAGTCAGGCTGGCATCGTCTACTTCGCCGATGACGACAACACATACAGCTTGGAGCTCTTTGAGGAGGTAAGTAGATAATTTCGAATTGTGACACATGATTGCAGTTTCCCCAACAGAAGATGTTATAAATTTCTATGGGAACTTTTCCACACTGATTACAGACCAAAGGCCTTTGCAGTACATTACCTGAACAGATTATAGAGGATCCATACGTTGGATATCGATAGGATATGCTGTTGTTTAGATAGAGTATGAGTAAATGGCTCTCACTGCTGTATTGTAATGCTGTCATTATCTTTGCCTTGGGATCACCCATAAAGCTTTGACCCAGACAGTTCCCGAACCTTCAGAGGGTCTTTGTAGCGAAGCTCTTTGAGACACTCTTGTTTTCTCATTTAACTGATCGTTAAGGGCTTTAACTACTGGAGTTTGCTGCTCCAGCTGACATTAAATGGCTTTCCTTCACTGCATCTGCCTGCTAAAAGCCTCTAGCTAGTGGGAG contains the following coding sequences:
- the b3gat1a gene encoding galactosylgalactosylxylosylprotein 3-beta-glucuronosyltransferase 1 isoform X1; the protein is MPKRRDILAIVLIVLPWTLLITVWHQSAIAPLLAIRKACHHLVKEIFIIPERLMIQRHRLADDGPEGRHEAGPATDSKEYCSPDKDIVEVVRTEYVYTRPPPWSDVLPTIHVITPTYSRPVQKAELTRLANTFLHVPNLHWILVEDSQRRTPLVTRLLRETGLNYTHLNVETPRNYKLRGDVRDPRIPRGTMQRNLALRWLRETFSPNNSQAGIVYFADDDNTYSLELFEEMRSTRKVSVWPVAFVGGLRYESPKVNAAGKVYGWKTVFDPHRPFAIDMAGFAINLRLILFKPQAYFKLRGVKGGYQESSLLKELVTLNDLEPKAANCTKILVWHTRTEKPVLVNEGKKGFTDPNVEI
- the b3gat1a gene encoding galactosylgalactosylxylosylprotein 3-beta-glucuronosyltransferase 1 isoform X2; the encoded protein is MPKRRDILAIVLIVLPWTLLITVWHQSAIAPLLAIRKDDGPEGRHEAGPATDSKEYCSPDKDIVEVVRTEYVYTRPPPWSDVLPTIHVITPTYSRPVQKAELTRLANTFLHVPNLHWILVEDSQRRTPLVTRLLRETGLNYTHLNVETPRNYKLRGDVRDPRIPRGTMQRNLALRWLRETFSPNNSQAGIVYFADDDNTYSLELFEEMRSTRKVSVWPVAFVGGLRYESPKVNAAGKVYGWKTVFDPHRPFAIDMAGFAINLRLILFKPQAYFKLRGVKGGYQESSLLKELVTLNDLEPKAANCTKILVWHTRTEKPVLVNEGKKGFTDPNVEI